A region of the bacterium genome:
CTGGTGCTCCTGGAGGGGCTGCTGGCGTCCGCCGCCGCAGGGGCAGACGACGCTCCCGACGCCTTCCTGGATGCCTTCGACCAGTGCATCGGCTGCCGGGCGTGCGAATCCGTTTGCCCGAGCGGCGTGCCGTACACCCTGCTGGCCCACGGGCACGAGCTGGCCGATCGGCGAGCCGGACGCGCCGCCGAGCCGGCCGTGCCGGGGCCGCTGCTGCGCCGCCTC
Encoded here:
- a CDS encoding 4Fe-4S dicluster domain-containing protein → MSKPLPAPGDLAGILRTCVQCGLCLPHCATFLATGNEVQSPRGRLVLLEGLLASAAAGADDAPDAFLDAFDQCIGCRACESVCPSGVPYTLLAHGHELADRRAGRAAEPAVPGPLLRRL